The Methanopyrus kandleri AV19 DNA segment CGGAACACATCGAGGACTGGAAGTGCATCGCCAGGGAAATCCTCGGTGACCCGAAGTCCTGGTGGGAGCAGTACACCGCCGGCACACCGCTGGACGAGCTCGTCTACGAGGCCGCCAAGAAGATAGAGTACTGGGTGTCACCCTACGACGACGTCGACCCGCACGGCATCAAGTACCGGTACTACTACAACACGAGATACGGCGCCTGGAAGACACTGCAGCTCGGTCGTGGTAACTGCTGCGACCACGCCCACGTCATGGTCGCCCTGTGCAGGGCGTCCGGCATCGCCATCAGGTACCGTCACGAGGTCACCCGGTTCCCGTGCTGGGGCACGTGCGACCACGTCTGCGTCGAGGTGGGACTGCCCGAGAACGTCGTCGACGGTAAGTCCCAGGACGTGAAGTGGGTCCGCATGGACCCCACCAACCCCAACTCGCAGTGCGTCCGGCTGAAGGCCACGTACCCGAACCTCCCCTTCTAACCCACACCCGTTGAACCGAAACGGCGATAAACCCGGGTGACCCATCACCGGGCCCGCGAGAGCGGGTCGGCGTGGGCGATGTAGTTGACGTTCGTCACACCACGGGTCTCCCCGACGGAGTCGGACATCGAGGTCGGGTCGTGGAAGGAGATCGAGGAGATCGTATCCTCCCTGAGCTCCGGACTAGTTCGTATCACCACCCGCGATCACGAGGACATCTACGACTGTTTCTTCATCGTCGAAGGAGGCGCCGTGGTAGGGGCCTACCTGGGACGTATCCGCGCCGAGGAGCTCTCGGCCGAAGAGGCCGTTCGGGCCATCCGCGACGTGGTGGATTCCGTCGGCTTCGCGCTCCTCGACGTGTACGAGCTCGAGCCGGAGCTCCTGGAGCTAATCAAACGCGTGAACGACGAGTGCCTGCTCAAAGAACCCTTCACACCTACCGAGGTCGAGGAAGCCGCACCCGAGGTTGAGGAGCCCGAGCGGGATGAGCTCCTGGAGAAGTTGGGTGTCGATCTCGACGCGATCTACGAATCCGTGGAGGCCGTGCTCGAGGACTACTTCGAGGAGGAGGATCCCTTCGAGGAGTTCAAGCGCATGCTCCGGGCCCTCGGGACCCAGGACGCCCGCGTGTACCTGCGCGTGAAGGTACCCGAAGGTGTCGATGAGAGGATGCTCGAGGAAGTCCGACGCGACCTCGAACACGCCCTGTCCGAGTTCTCGATCGACGGCGTCGAGATCACCCCATCACTTAAGGAGAAGGAGACGGTCACCCTCCGCATCCGCGACATCATGAAACGCATCCGGGGCGGATAGCCCTTGGTGAGCGTGAACGAGAACGCCCTGCCCCTGGTGGAGCGGATGATCGAGCGCGCCGAGCTCCTGAACGTCGAGGTCCAGGAGCTCGAGAACGGAACCACCGTGATCGACTGCGGTGTCGAGGCCGCCGGAGGGTTCGAGGCCGGTCTCCTCTTCTCCGAAGTGTGCATGGGCGGCCTGGCCACCGTCGAGCTGACGGAGTTCGAGCACGATGGTCTGTGCCTGCCCGCCGTGCAGGTGACCACGGACCACCCGGCGGTGTCCACGCTCGCCGCCCAGAAGGCAGGGTGGCAGGTCCAGGTAGGCGACTACTTCGCCATGGGCTCCGGACCCGCCCGAGCCCTGGCGCTCAAGCCGAAGGAGACCTACGAGGAGATCGACTACGAGGACGACGCCGACGTCGCCATCCTGTGCCTGGAGTCCTCCGAGCTGCCGGATGAGGACGTCGCCGAGCACGTGGCGGACGAGTGTGGAGTGGACCCCGAGAACCTCTACCTCCTCGTGGCTCCGACCGCGTCGATCGTGGGTTCCGTCCAGGTGTCCGCCCGCGTGGTCGAGACGGGACTGTACAAGCTCCTCGAGGTCCTCGAGTACGACGTGACCCGCGTGAAGTACGCGACCGGAACGGCGCCCATCGCGCCCGTCGCCGATGACGACGGTGAGGCCATGGGACGTACTAACGACTGCATCCTCTACGGTGGAACCGTGTACCTGTACGTCGAGGGTGACGACGAGCTACCGGAGGTCGTCGAGGAGCTCCCCTCCGAGGCCAGCGAGGACTACGGGAAGCCCTTCATGAAGATCTTCGAGGAGGCGGACTACGACTTCTACAAGATCGACCCCGGCGTGTTCGCACCCGCGCGGGTGGTCGTCAACGACCTGTCAACCGGCAAGACGTACACGGCGGGCGAGATCAACGTGGACGTGCTGAAGGAGTCGTTCGGCCTCTAATTCCCTCCCCACCGTCCCTAACGTTACGTGGTCCATTACGTAAACGTTATAGTCGAGTACCGTCGGGAACGGCACAGGCGCGGGCCCGCAGTTCAGCCCGGCAGAACGCCGGCCTTACGAGCCGGTGGTCCCGGGTTCAAATCCCGGCGGGCCCACCACCACTAATTGTCACGTGTCTCACAACGTTTTCCAAGAGTGTGGAGGGCCGGATCTCGCCTTAGCCCCTCTTTCAGGGGTGAGAAAATTTAATATATGACCCCCCCCGCACGGGGGAGTGGCCGCGGAGGATGGGACCCCGGGTAACCCCTGGGGGGAAGACCCCCAGGGGCCCGGGGTCGACACAAGCCCCCCGACGCCGACCCCGGGCGGGGGCCAACCGGCCCCGCCGGGTCGGCTAAGCCGTCGGGTGGATGCCTTGGCTCGGGCGCCGAGGAAGGCCGTGGCAAGCTGCGATAAGCCCGGGCGAGGCGCATGCAGCCGTGGAACCCGGGATCGCCGAATGGGACCTCTCGCCGGGGCCGAAAGGTCCCGGCACTCCGGGGGGAAACCCCGGGCCCTCGTGGCCCGGGGGAGTACCCCCGGAGGGGGAACCCGCCGAACTGAAACATCTTAGTAGGCGGAGGAAAAGAAAGCAACACGCGATGCCGTGAGTAGGGGCGACCGAAAACGGCAGAGGGCAAACTGAACACCCGCCCGAAAGGGCGGGTGGATGTGGGGTTGCAGGCCCGGGCCGCCTATGTGGCCGTCTCCCCCGGAACGGCCGAAGTGCCCTGGAACGGGCCGCCGGAGAGGGTGACAGCCCCGTAGGCCGCCGGGGGACGGCCGCTGGCCCGGGCCTGAGTACCGTCGGTTGGATATCCGGCGGGAATCTGGGGGACATCGGCCCCCAACCCTAAATACGTCCCGAGTCCGATAGCGAACAAGTACCGTGAGGGAAAGGTGAAAAGAACCCCGGAAGGGGAGTGAAAAGAGCCTGAAACCCGACGGCGATAGTCTGCCGGGGCCCGCAAGGGATGAAGCCCCCCGAAGGAAACCCCGGTGACGGGGGAGTACGAGGGGGGCCGACCGGGGTCCCGGCGTTCGTTTTGAAACACGAGGCGGGGAGTCCGCGGCCGCGGCGAGTCTAAGGGGTTCAAACCCCGAAGGCGTAGGGAAACCGACACGCCCGCAGCCCGGCCGTTAGGCCGGGCCAGGGGCGGGGTCCTAATAGGGCCCGCAGCCGCGGCCGCGGGACCCGAAACCGGCCGATCTAGCCCGGGGCAGGGTGAAGCGGCCCTAAAGGGCCGTGGAGGCCCGCTAGGGGTGCTGTAGTGCAAAACGCTCCCGTGACCCCGGGCTAGGGGTGAAAGGCCAATCGAGGCCGGAGACAGCTGGTTCCCCCCGAAACGGCCCGCAGGTCGGCCCGGCCGGAGGTAGGTGGCGGGGTAGAGCACTGATTCCCCGGTTAGGGGCCGAGAGGCCCCGCCGGGGAGTCAAACTCCGAACCCGCCACCGCCGTAGAAGGCCGGAGTTGGGGCCGGCGGGTAAGCCGCCGGTCTGAGAGGGGAATAACCCAGACCGGGGTTAAGGCCCCAAAGTGCCGGCTAAGTGTTAAATAGAAAGGGAGTCCCCGGCCGAAGACAGCGGGGAGGTAGGCTTAGAAGCAGCCATCCTTTAAAGAGTGCGTAACAGCTCACCCGTCGAGGTCGGGGGCCCCGAAAATGGACGGGGCTGAAGCCGGCCGCCGAGACCCCGGGGCCGCGGGCCGATGGCCCGCGGGCCGGTAGGGGGGCGCCCCGGCGGCTCAGAAGCCGGGCCGTGAGGTCCGGTGGAGCCGTCGGGGACGAGAATCCCGCCGGTAGTAGCAGCAAAGCGGGGTGAGAATCCCCGCCGCCGGAGGGGCCAGGGTTCCTCGGCAATGTTCGTCAGCCGAGGGTAAGTCGGCCCTAAGGCCGGCGGTAACACCGACCGGCCGAAAGGGAAACGGGTTAATATTCCCGTACCGCGGGGGTACGCCCGGCAACGGGAAGCCCGGCGGCCGACGCCTCGGGGTAGGCCGGGCGGGGCTGTCGCCCCGTCCAACCGGTGAAGGCCGGGGAGTCCCGTAATGGGGAGAACCGGCCGAAGCCGGGAAGGGCCGCCCGTTATGGGCGGTCCGGCCGATCCCCGGGGCCCGTGAAAAGGCCGCCGGGAAGGATCCCCCGCGACCGTACCGAGAACCGACACAGGTGCCCCTGGGTGAGAAGCCTAAGGCGCGGCGGGGTAACCCGGCCGAGGGAAATCGGCAAATTGGCCCCGTAACTTCGGGAGAAGGGGTGCCCGCGGCCCTGACCCCGAGGGTCGAACCTCGGGGGAGGGGCCGCGGGTCGCAGTGACTAGGGGGGGCCGACTGTTTAATAAAAACATAGGTCCCGGCTAGCCCGAAAGGGCTGGTACCGGGGCCGACGCCTGCCCAGTGCCGGTACGTGAAGCCCGGGTACAACCGGGTGAAGCGCCGGTAAACGGCGGGGGTAACTATAACCCTCTTAAGGTAGCGAAATGCCTTGCCGGTTAAGTACCGGCTTGCATGAATGGCGTAACGAGCCCCCCACTGTCCCCGGCCGGGACCCGGTGAACCCGCCATCCCCGTGCAGAGGCGGGGGACCCCCGGCGGGAAGCGAAGACCCCGTGGAGCTTTACCGCAGCCTGCCGTTGGGGCACGGCTGCGGGTGTATAGCGTAGGTGGGAGCCGTTACTCAGGGGCGGCCGCCAGGCCGTCCCCGAGGCGCCCATGGAACACCACCCTCCCGCGGCTGTGCCCCTAACCCGGGCCGAGAAGGCCCGGGGACAGCGGTTGGTGGGCGGTTTGGCTGGGGCGGCACGCCCCCGAGAAGGCATCGGGGGCGCCCAAAGGTCGGCTCAGGCGGGTCAGAAATCCGCCGTAGAGTGCAAGGGCAAAAGCCGGCCTGACTGGGTCCCGCACAATAAGGGACCCAGGCGGGAAACCGTGGCCTAGCGAACCCCGGTGCCGCCCCGGTGGCGGCCCGGGATGACAGAAAAGCTACCCCGGGGATAACAGGGTGGTCGCGGGCAAGAGCCCACATCGACCCCGCGGCTTGCTACCTCGATGTCGGCTCTCCCCATCCTGGCGGTGCAGCAGCCGCCAAGGGTGGGGTTGTTCGCCCATTAAAGGGGAACGTGAGCTGGGTTTAGACCGTCGTGAGACAGGTCGGTCGCTATCTGCCGGGGGTGTTGGCCGCCTGAGGGGAAGGACCGCCTAGTACGAGAGGAACGGCGGTCCGCGGCCTCTGGTGGACCGGCTGTCCGGCAGGGCAAGCCGGGTAGCTACGCCGTATCCGATAAGGGCTGAAAGCATCCAGGCCCGAAGCGGTCCCCGAAAATAGGCGGCCGTTGAGGCCTCGGGTAAAAGACCCGGTTGATGGGGCGGGGGTGTAAGGCCCAAGGGGCCGTTGGGCCCCGAGGGCCTGAGCCCACCGCTCCCAATCGGCCGATGGACCCGGCGGGGCCGGGCCAAACCCGTCCGGGGTCGGCTGGCCTAAGAAGGCGCTAGTCCAAGGAGGCTCTCGGAGATCGGCTTGTGGAGTCCTCGGTCGCTGTGGTCCGGATGGTCAGTCGCCTCGGTATCGAATGCTTAGGCCGGTCGCGTGAATCGTTATGAATTTCGTAACATTATTTTTCCAGATATCGAGTTAACTGTTCAGTCCGAAACTAATGTTTTCCTATTTTCCAGACAGATGTGTTGGAAATGTGAACACATATAACTTATGAATTCGGACATGATTGCGGTTCCCACCTAAACGAGTTCCCCAGAGACCCGGGGGAATCACCCATGGCTCTTTGGCTGGATGTCCCCGTAGCTCCGACCGATTCGTTCTACCGGAAGTTGTTCGAGGCCGTGTGGCGAATCCTTGGGGACCGGGCCCGTGGGATAGCTTCGGAGCGGCTTCCAGCCCTCCGTCGCTGCTACACGGTGTCGCCCGACTCCAGCACGTTCCTCTCCGAGAACGTGCCCGGCGTTCGACTGTTAGACGAGTTCAGGCCCGGTGAGCTCCTGGAGGAGATCCTTTCGGAGACTGTATCGGGTGAGCTCGGCCGCCGGTTCTGGGGCTCGCTGGTGGTCAGCGTGGTAGAGCGGGGTGACGTCGCCGGTCTGGAAGCTATGAAGAGGTCGATCGAGGCCCTGAGGGCGGTCGACGTGACGCCCTGGTTGGACGCGCTCGCGCTGGACGTGCTGGTGGCCCTGGCGGAGGACGTCGGTGAGGACATCCTCGGGGATTCGCTCCAGCTGGTCGCCGAGAGACTCGACGTCGACGAGGACGGGGTGCTTCGTGTCTCTCCGTTAGCGTTGGAGTTCGCGGGGTACTGCTTCGAGATGATCCTGCTGGGCTACGTGGTGGCGTATCGGAAGCCCGAGGAAATCGAGGTGGTTTCCTGTGACGTCTTCGCGGTGGAGGACGTACGACGGGATATCGAGCGGAGGATCTCGGAGGTCAAGTCCGGGGACCTGGAGCTGGCGGCCGAGGTGATCGAGGAGGTCTTGGCGCCGTATCTACGGGTGGTCA contains these protein-coding regions:
- a CDS encoding transglutaminase-like domain-containing protein produces the protein MALLLTLILALGFTSLPLNAPPHLSADVPDTYPWVGVYPPDVEVTYVNNWDPNLNPEHIEDWKCIAREILGDPKSWWEQYTAGTPLDELVYEAAKKIEYWVSPYDDVDPHGIKYRYYYNTRYGAWKTLQLGRGNCCDHAHVMVALCRASGIAIRYRHEVTRFPCWGTCDHVCVEVGLPENVVDGKSQDVKWVRMDPTNPNSQCVRLKATYPNLPF
- a CDS encoding DUF2226 domain-containing protein codes for the protein MTFVTPRVSPTESDIEVGSWKEIEEIVSSLSSGLVRITTRDHEDIYDCFFIVEGGAVVGAYLGRIRAEELSAEEAVRAIRDVVDSVGFALLDVYELEPELLELIKRVNDECLLKEPFTPTEVEEAAPEVEEPERDELLEKLGVDLDAIYESVEAVLEDYFEEEDPFEEFKRMLRALGTQDARVYLRVKVPEGVDERMLEEVRRDLEHALSEFSIDGVEITPSLKEKETVTLRIRDIMKRIRGG
- the mch gene encoding methenyltetrahydromethanopterin cyclohydrolase, which codes for MVSVNENALPLVERMIERAELLNVEVQELENGTTVIDCGVEAAGGFEAGLLFSEVCMGGLATVELTEFEHDGLCLPAVQVTTDHPAVSTLAAQKAGWQVQVGDYFAMGSGPARALALKPKETYEEIDYEDDADVAILCLESSELPDEDVAEHVADECGVDPENLYLLVAPTASIVGSVQVSARVVETGLYKLLEVLEYDVTRVKYATGTAPIAPVADDDGEAMGRTNDCILYGGTVYLYVEGDDELPEVVEELPSEASEDYGKPFMKIFEEADYDFYKIDPGVFAPARVVVNDLSTGKTYTAGEINVDVLKESFGL